GCGGTCACCCAGTGCGCCGCGGTCCACACCCCGACCGCCGGTACGGTCACCGCGATGGTGCCGGTCAGCAGTGCGGCGAGTTTGGTGAACAGGACCTGGAGCCGCCGTGGCCGCCACAGCAGCAGGTTCATCATCCCGCCGGAGGTCCACTCGGCCCCGACGAAGGACGCTCCGACCACGAAGAAGACCAGCGTCAACAAGCTGGAGAAGGTGTGGAGGGTGGCCGGGAACTGGTCACGGAACTCGAAGGTCGCCGGGAGGTAGTGCTCGGCCAGGAACGACTCCCGAGGCGGCGGGGTGATGCTGGCACAGTCCGGTGGGAACTGTCCGGCGTCGGCGCCGCCGCTGGTCTTGCTCCGTTCGCACTCGGCCCGCCACTGCTCGGTCCAGGTGATGCTGAGCTGATACTCCCGTTCGGCGGTCCGTTCGGCCTCGGCGTAGGCGGCGGCGTCGAGCTTCTGGTTGGTGAGGAAGGTTCCGGCGGCGACGGCGGCCAGCACGAGTAGGCCGGCGAGCACCAGGTAGCGCACGAAGCGCCGCTTGACGAGACGGCGCAGTTCCGCCCGGTACAGGTTCATCGGCCTGCTCCCTGCTGCGCGGCGGCGGTGCCGGTGGCGGTGGCGGTGGCGGTCAGTTCCAGGAACACGCTTTCGAGATCCACCGAGACGGGTGCCAACTCGCTGACGTACAGGTCAGCGCCGGCCAGCGTACGGGTGACCCAGGCCGGCTGGTCGACACCGTGCACCACCAAGTGGTCCGGGTGCCGGGTGACGGTGACCGTGGCGGCGGTCCCGGTCGACGCGGCTTTGGTCGACGCGGCTTCGGCCGACGCGGCTTCGGCCGACGCGGCTTCGGTCAGCGCGGCTTCGGCGGCCGGCAGGTCGGTGACGGCTTCCAGGCGTACCAGCAGACCACCCCGGGAATGCGCGGCCAGCACCTCGGTCACCGGACCGGCGACCACCCGGCGCCCCCGGGAGATGATGGTCACCGAGTCGCAGATCAGCTGGATCTCGCCGAGGATGTGGCTGGACAGCACGACGGTCGTACCGCTGTCCACCAGGTCACGCATCAGCGTGCGCATCTCCCGGATGCCGGCCGGGTCGAGCCCGTTGGCCGGTTCGTCGAGAATCAGCAGCTGCGGTTCCTTGAGCAGGGCGGAGGCCACCGCGAGCCGTTGCCGCATGCCGAGAGAGTAGGTCCGGACCCGGTCACCGGCCCGCTCGGTCAGACCGACCAGGTCCAGCACCGCCGGGACCCGCTGTGGTGCCACTCCCCCGGCCTGGGCAAGCAACGACAGGGTGTCGCGGGCGGTGAAGTGCGGGAAGAACTGCGGGCTCTCCACGATGGCGCCGACCTTGCCGATCACCTCCGACAGGTGCTCGGGGACGGACTGGCCGAGGATGGCCATTTCACCGCCGTTCGGGGCGACCAGGCCGAGCAGCGTACGCAGGGTGGTGGTCTTGCCGGACCCGTTCGGGCCGAGGAAGCCGTGCACCTGACCGGCCTCGACGGACATGTCGAACCCGTCCAGGGCGTGTCGGACGCCATGTCGTCGGCTCCGGTACGTCTTGCGTAGTCCGGCTATCTCCAGTACCGCCGTCACCCGCGTCGCCTCCCCGCCGCTGTGCCAGGACGACGCACACCATACGCCGGTCGGGATCAGGCGGTGATGACCGTCAGTCCGAGTTGCCGGAACAGGTCGACGGTGGCCGGGTCGGCCCCGGAGTCGGTCACCAGCGTCTCGACCCGCTCGATCGGGCAGATCCGGGCGAACGCGTGCCCGCCCAGCTTCGACGAGTCGGCGATGATCACCACCCGCTTGGCCCGGGCGACCATCAGCGCGTTCATCGACGCCTCGCCTTCGTGGTGGGCGGCGGCCCCGAGTCGGGGGTCGATCGCGTCCACGCCGAGCAGGGCGACGTCGAGGGTGACCTCACGCAGCAACGCTCCGCCGAGCGGGCCGACCAGCTCGAACGACTGCGGGCGGACCACTCCGCCGGCCACCACGATCTTCATCCGGGAACGGACCAGAAGTTCGTTGGCGATGTTCAGCGCGTTGGTGACGACGGTGAGCTGGGCGCCCTCGGCGCTGGTGTTCAGGTCCGGCCGTACGGCCAGGGCGCGGGCCACTTCGGTGGTGGTGGTGCCGCCGTTGAGTCCGACCACCATGCCGGGTGCGACAAGCGCGGCGGCGGCGGTGCCGATGCGTTGCTTCTCGGCCGAGTGCTTGGCGGTCTTGTAGCGCAGCGGCAGGTCGTAGGAGACCCCGTTGGCCACCGCGCCACCTCGGGTACGGGTGATCATTTGCTGTTGGGCCAGCTGGTCGAAGTCGCGCCGAATGGTCGCCTGCGACACGTCGAGCCGGGCGGCGGCTTCCTCCACGCTGATCCGGCCGCTCTCGGTCAGCAGTTCGAGCAGTGTGTTCCACCGTGCGTACCGGTCCATCCCGCCCACCTCCTGCGCAGATGGTGACTGATTTGCTGCACACTAGTGCTCGAAACACCCGCTGGGCAAAAAGCTGATCTGCGTGAAATCACGCCGATGTTGCCAGTGGCTGACCGTCGCGCGCACAATGACGCTCGAAAAGCTGTCTGATTGAGCTGGAACGCGCAGCGCCGCGCGCAGGCACGTCCTTCTGCGCACACGCAGGCACCTCCACCCGTACGGGTGCCAGGTTCCGGGTTCGACGAGGAGAGTGGCGATGGCGTACGTCGACGCCGAGATCGCAAGCCAGCCGGAGTGCTGGCGGTTGGCCGCCAGGCAGGCGGACGACGTGGCGCACGCGCTGCCACGCCCCGGTGAACGGGTCGCCGTCGCCGGCTGCGGCACTTCCTGGTTCATGGCGATGGCGTACGCCGGGTTGCGGGAACGCGCCGGTCAGGGAGAGACCGACGCCTTCCAGGCCTCCGAGTTCCCGGTCGGTCGCGACTACGACCGGATCGTGGTGATCAGCCGCTCCGGCACCACCACGGAGGTGCTCGCCCTGCTCGGTCTGCTCGCCGCCGCCGACGACAGCCAGGGCCGTGGCCGTGGCCAGGGCCCTGGCGACCAGCGACCGACGACCGTCATCGTCGCCGACCCCCAGGCACCGGCGAGCGCCCTCGCCCGGCACACCGTCGCGCTGCCCTTCGCCGACGAACGCTCGGTGGTGCAGACCCGCTTCGCCACCAGCGTCCTGGCGCTGCTGCGCGCCCATCTCGGCGAAGACCTCACGGCCATCGCCGCCGACGCGGAGGTGGCGGTGCGCGCACCGCTGCCGATCAACCCGACCCTGGTCGACCAGGCCACCTTTCTCGGCCGCGGCTGGACGGTCGGACTGGCACACGAAGCCGCGTTGAAGTGCCGGGAAGCCGCGATCTTCTGGTCCGAGGCGTACCCGGCGATGGACTACCGGCACGGCCCGATCGCCATCGCCGCCGCCCACCGGGTCGTCTGGGCCTTCGGCGAGATCCCCGAGCAGCTCGCCGACGAGGTCACCGCGACGGGCGCGGCGTTCGTGCACAGCCGGACCAACGGGGTGTACGCGGTACTCGACCGCTGGGCGGCGGGCCGGCAGCCGCTCGATCCGATGGCCGACCTGATCCTGGCGCAACGCTTCGCCGTCGCGTTGGCGCAGAGCCGAGGGCTCGACCCGGACCATCCCCGGCACCTGACCCGTTCGGTCGTCCTGGCGTGACGGCGACACCGGTCGGTACGGCAGACCCGGCGACTGGTCCGGTGGCGTCCGACGGCGAGCAGGTCGTCGTCGCCCTCGACGTCGGCGGCACCAGCGTCAAATGTGCTCTCGTCGGTCGCGACGACCAGGCGGTACGGCACACCGAGCGGCATCCGACCGGGGCGGCCCGGGGACCGGCAGCCGTCATCGACACCATCTGCGACATCGCCGAACACCTCGCCGACAAGGCCCGGGCCGCCGGCCAGACACCGGTCGCCGCCGGAGTCGTCGTACCCGGGGTGGTGGACGAGACGGCCGGGGTGGCGATCTGGTCGGCGAACGTCGGCTTCCGCGACGTACCGCTGCGGGACCTGGTGGCCGCGCGGACCGGCCTGCCGACGGCGCTCGGCCACGACGTGCGGGCCGGCGGCGTCGCCGAGGCCCGACTCGGCGCCGGCCGGGACAGCCGACACGTCCTGTTCGTCGCGATCGGTACGGGGATCGCCGCGGCGGCGGTCGTCGACGGAGTCAGCTACGCCGGGGCGCACGGCGCGGCCGGCGAGCTGGGTCACGTCGTGGTCCGGCCGGGCGGACCCGACTGCGGTTGCCGGCAGTCCGGTTGTCTGGAGGCGCTGGCGTCGGCGTCGGCAATCGCCCGACGCTACGCCGAACGCGCCAGCTACGCCTCCGATGCTCCGAATGGCGAGGTGACAGCCGGGGCCGCCGAGGTGGCCCGGCGGGCGGCCAGCAGCGATCCGGTCGCCGCCGACGTGTGGGCGGAGGCGGTCGACGCGCTCGCCGACGGTCTGCTGATCGGCCAGGCGATGTTCGACCCGGCGGTGGTGGTGCTCGGCGGCGGCCTGGCCGAAGCCGGCGACCAGCTCCTCGTCCCGCTCGACCACACCTTGCGGCAGCGGGCTACCTTCCACCGGATGCCGCGCCTGGTCCGGGCGGCGCTCGGCGACGGGGCGGGCTGCCTCGGCGCCGCCCTGCTGGCGTCGGACACCGTACGGCCGGCACCGGGGCCGGCACCGGGCGCGGGGGCGGCTCGGTGAGGCTCCGGGGCCGGGTGGTCACCCCGGATCGGGTGATCGAGCAGGGCTATCTGACCATCGACGGCGCGACGATCAGCGCCGTCGGCACCGAGACCGACGCGGACGGTGCCGCGACGGCTGGCTCGGGTTGGCTGGTGCCCGGTTTCGTCGACCTGCACAACCACGGCGGCGGCGGGCAGACCTTCACCACCGGCGACCCCGACTCGGCCCGGCAGGCGGCCGCGTTCCACCTGGCGCACGGCACCACCACGCTGCTGGCCAGCCTGGTCAGTTCTCCCGTCGAGTTGATGCACCGGGCGGTACGGGCCTACGCGCCGCTGGTCGCCGACGGCACCCTCGCCGGGCTGCACTTCGAAGGCCCCTACCTGTCGACCGTACGGTGTGGCGCGCAGAACCCGGCGTACCTGCGGGATCCGGACCCGGCCGAGGTGTCGGACCTACTCGACGCAGGCGGCGGCACGATCAGGATGATGACCATCGCCCCGGAGCGGCGGGGCGCGCTGGCCGCGATCGGCCGGCTGACCGACGCCGGGGTGATCGCGGCGATCGGCCACACCGACGCCGACTACGACCAGACGCTGGCCGCCGTCGACGCCGGAGCACGCGTCGGTACGCACGTGTTCAACGGGATGCGGCCACCGCACCACCGGGAACCCGGCCCGGTCTTCGCGTTGCTGGGTGCCGCCCCGGTGGTCTGCGAGTTCGTGGCCGACGGGGTGCACCTGCACGACGGCACGCTGCGGTTCGCGGCGACCGTCACCGGGCCGGGACGGGCGGCGCTGGTCACCGACGCGATGGCGGCGGCGGGGATGCCGGACGGCCGGTACGAGTTGGGCGGGCAGTCGGTGGTGGTCGCGGACGCGGTGGCCAGGTTGTCCCGGGACGGGTCGATCGCCGGCAGCACGTTGACCATGGACGCGGCGCTGCGGCAGGCGGTACGGGCCGGCATCGACCTGGTGGACGCCTGCCGGATGGCGGCCACCACCCCGGCCGGGGTGCTCGGGCTGGCCGGCACGACCGGTGCGCTGGTCGCCGGGCAGCGCGCCGACGTCGTCGAACTCGACGACGAACTGCGGGTACGCCGGGTGATGCGGGCCGGCGTCTGGCAGTGAGCCACGGTCACCGGCTGGTCAGGGTGGTGGTGGACGGTAGGCGGTAGCCGAGTTGCTGGCCGTAGGTCATCAGTGGGCGCAGGGTCGGCAGCAGGGTGGTGGGTTCCGATCGCCAATGGCGTCCCCGGTTGCCGTCCAGTCGGCGGTGTCGGGCGGAGGTCGTCTGTCGGAGTCGGAGGGCGTGCAGTCGTCGGGACGCCGTCGACCGGCCGGAGCGCCAGTCGAGCCAGCGCAGCCACCAGTCACGCAATGCGTCGATGATCGTCATTCTTCTCTCCTTGATCACTTGTCAGTTCGTCCTACGTTTGGACAGTCGGTACAGCCCGCGTCGTTGAACGAATATCTCCCGCCGCTCGGCGGCTTCTCCACTGTGGTTGATCACGTATCCGGTGAGCCAGATCCAGCCGTGATAGGTGGGCTTCTGGTCGACGGAGATGACGCGGAAGGTGAGTCGTCGGTCGCCGGCGAACTGCACGCTGGCGTGCGCGCCGATCAGCAGTACGTCGCCGGGTTTCGGCTCTGGCGTCCGTAGCAGTCGGTTATTCACGGGGCGGTGCGTCGCGGCGCGGCCGTTCCACGCCGTCCGCGCCTCGTTCCGTCGGCCAGGTGGTGAGCCCGCATTGGGGGCACCACCGGGACTTCACTTTGAACAAGAACAGTCCGGCGCAGAAGCCGAGCAGCACCGCGCCGACGAGCGCACCGATGTCTAGCATCGATACCTCCAGATGGGTCGGGTTGACGCAAAGGTCATGACCACCTCCTTTGAAGCCGGCTCTGAGGCCGCCAAGGGCCAGGTGACCTGGGTCTGCTCAGTCGTGGTTTCGCGGTGCCGCGAAGACGCCAGACGCGCGTAGCGCGGCGATACGGTCGCTAAGGTGACCGCTGGTCATGCGCTTGGCTGCTGCCGCCTCCGGCGTTTCGTTGGCGGCCCCGTACTGCCACCACGCTCGCCCGCTCGTGCGGTCGGTGACGACGAAGCGGTCCTTTACGGCGGGACCACGCACGATCAGAGTGACGGCCTCACCGTGCGCGGTCACCGAGTGGATCATGCTGTGGTGCAGGGTGTAGGTGTCGCCAGGTTCCTCGACGCGGACCATGCGAGGAGTCAGCGCCGACACGTCCACTTCGTCGGTGAAGTCGTGGTCGGTGCCGTACAGGGTGTGCGTGTAGGAACCGGTCAGGATGCGGCTGGTGTAGGTCCAGCGGTGGTTGTGCGGCCGGTCGAAGTAGCCATCAAGGAAAATGTGCAGGCGCAGCCGCCATCCGGTCGGATCGTCGTGGAGGACAAGCTTGTCGAGGATGTCGTAGTGCTCGCACAGACTGGCGAGGTGGGCGTCGTCCGGGAGCCGTTCCACGAGGTCCGCCAGGATCGCCCGGTCGTCCGCGAGTTGGTCGAGCAGCTTCGTGGCGGCAGTGTTGACCGAGGCGACGTCGTTCCAGTTCAGTGCGGAGAGCGGGCTGATCATCTCGGTGTAGGTGATCTGGGCGGCGATGGTCACGGCAGATGCTCCTTGATGAGGCTGGTGTGAGTGCGTTGCTGGGGCATGTGCCAGGGCTATTGCGTAGTCGGGTAACTCCTGGTCACGGCGTCGATGAGGTCTGTAGAACGGCGGTTCGCTCGTCGGGTGGCGCGGGCGATGTTGGGTTCGCCGTTGCTGCGGTGGTAGCCGACCGCGGTGTTACGGAGTGTGGCGAAGACGGCGGGTCCGTTTCCGGTCCGGGCGTGATGGGCATCCTCACGTAACGTGACATCGCGGACGTAGTGCAGGCGGTTCTCGATATGCCACTCCGCCCGGGCCCAGGTGCCGAGGTCGGCGGGTCGGGCCTGTCCAGCGGGCAGGGACACCGTCAGGTACGCCGTTTCGCGGCTGGTCCTGCCCTTCACCGTGCGGGTACGGGTGATCCGGACGGCCTGCTGGGCGTAGGGGAAGCCGAGCCCGCCGGGGGTCGCCACGGTGACAGCTTTGACGGTGCGGGTCTCCGTGCGGCCGTGTCCGGTGTCCCGGGTCCGGGCTCCAACCGGGACCTGCGCCCAGGGAACAGCTTTGAGCTGGGCGAACGTGGTCGGCCGGTTGGCTTTGACCGTGACCATCAGATGTCCGCCGGCGGCGGCCAGGTACTCGGCGTGTCCGGTCTGGGCGTGCAGGGCGTCCGCGACGACCAGGACGTCGGTCAGCGATCCCAGCTGGGCGGCGACCAGGCGCAGCAGGGGCGTGAACGCCGGGATCTCATTCGACTTCGCGGCGATCTGGACCTGGGCGAGCACGACGCCGGTGCTGGTGTCGTAGGCCGACAGCAGATGGATCTGACGTCCGTCGGCGAGTCGGGCGCCGCGTACGACCTTGCCGTCGACGGCGATGACGAGGCGCCACCGCCGCCCGCTGCGGGTGACGGGTGTCGTGCGTGCCAGTAGCCAGCTGGCCAGCACCGTCGACAGGGCCTGCGCGTCGACGCGGATCAACAGCCGCCACACCGTGGTCGCGGCGGGAACCCGGTCGGTGAAGCCGAGCCTCGCCCACGCGGTGCGGTCCAGGTCCCGTACCCAGTCGGCGATCGCGGCGAAGGTACATGCCCCGGCCAGTACCGCGCACACCGCGACGGCGAGCACGCTGACCAGGGGGTAGCGGCGGCCACGCGGATCACGCGGATCGGGTACCGCCCTCAACGCGGCGAACAGGCCGTGATGCTCGCTGTCGGTGACCGCCGCCGGTGGTGGCGTATCGGTGGGTCGGTGCGGAAGCAGAATCTCGGTGGGTGATGATGGCATCGGCGGGTGCGGTCCTTCTCGTGATCATGTGGCTTCGCAACTTCATGATCACCAACGGGCCGCGCCCGTCCTGCATAGACCCCCGAATTCCTCCCGAACTCCCAGCTCAGCCAGCCCTCAACCGACTACGCAACAGCCCTGGGGCATGTGCCTTGCGGCAGCGCAGTGTGCGGTGGCGACGGCGCAAGCGGCGTTCAGGGCTTCGGCGAGCCCGGATCCAGCGAGGTGGGCGTGGGCGAGTCCGCCTGAGAACGCGGCTCCGGCCCCGTGGGTGTGGCGGATAGACATGCTCGGTGCGTTGGCCACAGTGGTGCTGGTGGCGGTGCGTGCGAACGCGCCGAGCTTGCCGAGAGTGATAACGACGGCGCCGGCGGCTGTCCGCTCGTGGAGCCCGGCGGCGAGCGTTTCGGCTTGGTCGGCCTGGGATTCGTCGAGGTTGGTCTGCACGAATGCCACTTGACGATTGCGCGCGGCCGATGCCACGGCTTCGGACAGCGGGTCGCCGCCGAGATTGAGCAGCAGTGGTGCCCTGCTGGAGCTGATCGCGGCGGCTGCCGCAAGGTCGATGATGCGATAGCAGTCGATGTAGGCGAGGCGTGCGGTGGTCAGCGGTGTCGGGTCGGTGTCGTTGAGGTGATCGATGGCGGTGCCGAGCCAGGCGAACCAGGTCCGAGTTCCTGCCTCGTCGGTCACGATGGTCAATTGCGGGGTGCCTGACCCGGAAACCGCGACCGGAACGGCTTGGTGAGCAACGCCGATCGTGTCGAGAGTGTGCAGCACGGCCAAGCCGGCGGGGTCGGGGCTGACCGGGTTGCTCACGAGGCTGACGTGGATTCCGAGTTGCCGTGCAGTGAGCGCGGCGATAGGCGCGTCTCCGGCCAGCGACGGGATGATCTGGGTGACTTGGGCTCCGCTGTTTGCGGCCGGGTAGGCGGTGACGCCGAAGACTTGGGCGTACGCGAGGTAGCCGAAGCACGCCAGATCTATTCCCGTCGCTGGCGTCACGGCTACCAGCCCCGCTCTGAATACCGTTGCCCGCTGGCCACGTGCCGCAGTGCCTCGGCCACGTACGGCACCATGTTGGCGGGCAGATCGGTCAGATCGTGGAAGTTCCAGCCTACGCATTTGTCTGGCTCGGTGTTAGTAATCTCGCCGGACCAGGAGCGGGCCTCGAAGAACAGGGCGACGCGGCCGGAGTTGGTGTAGTGGTGCATTAGATGTACCAGCGGCAGTTCGTCCGCTTTGATGAGAACGCCGATCTCCTCTTCGGCCTCCCGTGCCG
The sequence above is a segment of the Solwaraspora sp. WMMD406 genome. Coding sequences within it:
- a CDS encoding ISAs1 family transposase; translation: MPSSPTEILLPHRPTDTPPPAAVTDSEHHGLFAALRAVPDPRDPRGRRYPLVSVLAVAVCAVLAGACTFAAIADWVRDLDRTAWARLGFTDRVPAATTVWRLLIRVDAQALSTVLASWLLARTTPVTRSGRRWRLVIAVDGKVVRGARLADGRQIHLLSAYDTSTGVVLAQVQIAAKSNEIPAFTPLLRLVAAQLGSLTDVLVVADALHAQTGHAEYLAAAGGHLMVTVKANRPTTFAQLKAVPWAQVPVGARTRDTGHGRTETRTVKAVTVATPGGLGFPYAQQAVRITRTRTVKGRTSRETAYLTVSLPAGQARPADLGTWARAEWHIENRLHYVRDVTLREDAHHARTGNGPAVFATLRNTAVGYHRSNGEPNIARATRRANRRSTDLIDAVTRSYPTTQ
- a CDS encoding NUDIX domain-containing protein, with the translated sequence MGRYQACIDLHLILRDEHGRVLLGERQNTGWADGQLGLPSGHLEDGESARTGAAREAEEEIGVLIKADELPLVHLMHHYTNSGRVALFFEARSWSGEITNTEPDKCVGWNFHDLTDLPANMVPYVAEALRHVASGQRYSERGW
- the nagA gene encoding N-acetylglucosamine-6-phosphate deacetylase — translated: MRLRGRVVTPDRVIEQGYLTIDGATISAVGTETDADGAATAGSGWLVPGFVDLHNHGGGGQTFTTGDPDSARQAAAFHLAHGTTTLLASLVSSPVELMHRAVRAYAPLVADGTLAGLHFEGPYLSTVRCGAQNPAYLRDPDPAEVSDLLDAGGGTIRMMTIAPERRGALAAIGRLTDAGVIAAIGHTDADYDQTLAAVDAGARVGTHVFNGMRPPHHREPGPVFALLGAAPVVCEFVADGVHLHDGTLRFAATVTGPGRAALVTDAMAAAGMPDGRYELGGQSVVVADAVARLSRDGSIAGSTLTMDAALRQAVRAGIDLVDACRMAATTPAGVLGLAGTTGALVAGQRADVVELDDELRVRRVMRAGVWQ
- a CDS encoding ROK family protein, whose amino-acid sequence is MASDGEQVVVALDVGGTSVKCALVGRDDQAVRHTERHPTGAARGPAAVIDTICDIAEHLADKARAAGQTPVAAGVVVPGVVDETAGVAIWSANVGFRDVPLRDLVAARTGLPTALGHDVRAGGVAEARLGAGRDSRHVLFVAIGTGIAAAAVVDGVSYAGAHGAAGELGHVVVRPGGPDCGCRQSGCLEALASASAIARRYAERASYASDAPNGEVTAGAAEVARRAASSDPVAADVWAEAVDALADGLLIGQAMFDPAVVVLGGGLAEAGDQLLVPLDHTLRQRATFHRMPRLVRAALGDGAGCLGAALLASDTVRPAPGPAPGAGAAR
- a CDS encoding ABC transporter permease subunit gives rise to the protein MNLYRAELRRLVKRRFVRYLVLAGLLVLAAVAAGTFLTNQKLDAAAYAEAERTAEREYQLSITWTEQWRAECERSKTSGGADAGQFPPDCASITPPPRESFLAEHYLPATFEFRDQFPATLHTFSSLLTLVFFVVGASFVGAEWTSGGMMNLLLWRPRRLQVLFTKLAALLTGTIAVTVPAVGVWTAAHWVTAVLRGDPDGMTGGAWQSFALSESRVLVLVAAAAAVGFGLAAIGRHTALALGGVLAFLVLGQSALGFLAELVDARYVEAWLIPTYWIAWMDGAVELSDWRACPPGGAECVPSTLELTWLHTGGLIAVTVLVVLGVAAWMIRRRDVT
- a CDS encoding sugar isomerase — protein: MAYVDAEIASQPECWRLAARQADDVAHALPRPGERVAVAGCGTSWFMAMAYAGLRERAGQGETDAFQASEFPVGRDYDRIVVISRSGTTTEVLALLGLLAAADDSQGRGRGQGPGDQRPTTVIVADPQAPASALARHTVALPFADERSVVQTRFATSVLALLRAHLGEDLTAIAADAEVAVRAPLPINPTLVDQATFLGRGWTVGLAHEAALKCREAAIFWSEAYPAMDYRHGPIAIAAAHRVVWAFGEIPEQLADEVTATGAAFVHSRTNGVYAVLDRWAAGRQPLDPMADLILAQRFAVALAQSRGLDPDHPRHLTRSVVLA
- a CDS encoding PfkB family carbohydrate kinase, whose translation is MTPATGIDLACFGYLAYAQVFGVTAYPAANSGAQVTQIIPSLAGDAPIAALTARQLGIHVSLVSNPVSPDPAGLAVLHTLDTIGVAHQAVPVAVSGSGTPQLTIVTDEAGTRTWFAWLGTAIDHLNDTDPTPLTTARLAYIDCYRIIDLAAAAAISSSRAPLLLNLGGDPLSEAVASAARNRQVAFVQTNLDESQADQAETLAAGLHERTAAGAVVITLGKLGAFARTATSTTVANAPSMSIRHTHGAGAAFSGGLAHAHLAGSGLAEALNAACAVATAHCAAARHMPQGCCVVG
- a CDS encoding DeoR/GlpR family DNA-binding transcription regulator; this translates as MDRYARWNTLLELLTESGRISVEEAAARLDVSQATIRRDFDQLAQQQMITRTRGGAVANGVSYDLPLRYKTAKHSAEKQRIGTAAAALVAPGMVVGLNGGTTTTEVARALAVRPDLNTSAEGAQLTVVTNALNIANELLVRSRMKIVVAGGVVRPQSFELVGPLGGALLREVTLDVALLGVDAIDPRLGAAAHHEGEASMNALMVARAKRVVIIADSSKLGGHAFARICPIERVETLVTDSGADPATVDLFRQLGLTVITA
- a CDS encoding ATP-binding cassette domain-containing protein, giving the protein MTAVLEIAGLRKTYRSRRHGVRHALDGFDMSVEAGQVHGFLGPNGSGKTTTLRTLLGLVAPNGGEMAILGQSVPEHLSEVIGKVGAIVESPQFFPHFTARDTLSLLAQAGGVAPQRVPAVLDLVGLTERAGDRVRTYSLGMRQRLAVASALLKEPQLLILDEPANGLDPAGIREMRTLMRDLVDSGTTVVLSSHILGEIQLICDSVTIISRGRRVVAGPVTEVLAAHSRGGLLVRLEAVTDLPAAEAALTEAASAEAASAEAASTKAASTGTAATVTVTRHPDHLVVHGVDQPAWVTRTLAGADLYVSELAPVSVDLESVFLELTATATATGTAAAQQGAGR